The proteins below are encoded in one region of Methylomagnum ishizawai:
- a CDS encoding DNA-primase RepB domain-containing protein — MSCDAYEIGIRDYVEKKMMIRAWSPSKVIESVPWLKRMNLMCNDIFIKPAPGSETGIILIDDIDYDTVEQMKMDGYEPIVVVETSPKNYQGFDSGKSVQEGVRTEAAILLAEEYGGDRNSAHALHFGRLAGFTNRKSEHTTARGQPWALLAYATDLKPNFVASSAEKLLGEAVMAHEDKERASNERMVQARASIPLPSGGMDRLLSGTKRFRQMRGVLRKRIGSYPLSL; from the coding sequence ATGTCGTGCGATGCATACGAAATCGGGATCCGGGATTATGTCGAAAAGAAGATGATGATACGCGCTTGGAGTCCGAGCAAGGTCATCGAATCCGTTCCTTGGCTGAAGCGGATGAACTTGATGTGCAACGACATTTTCATAAAACCGGCTCCCGGGTCGGAGACCGGCATTATTTTGATCGACGATATTGATTATGACACCGTCGAGCAAATGAAAATGGATGGCTACGAGCCAATCGTTGTTGTCGAGACCTCTCCCAAAAATTATCAAGGATTCGATTCGGGGAAATCGGTCCAGGAAGGGGTAAGGACTGAAGCGGCCATCCTGTTGGCGGAGGAATACGGCGGCGACCGCAATTCCGCGCACGCTCTCCATTTCGGTCGGCTGGCGGGTTTCACGAACCGGAAATCGGAGCACACGACGGCAAGGGGGCAGCCATGGGCGCTGCTTGCTTACGCCACCGACTTGAAACCCAATTTCGTCGCGTCGTCTGCTGAAAAGCTTTTAGGCGAAGCGGTTATGGCGCATGAGGACAAGGAAAGGGCGAGCAACGAACGGATGGTGCAAGCCAGGGCATCCATTCCTCTACCATCGGGGGGTATGGATCGTTTGCTAAGTGGTACAAAGCGTTTTCGTCAAATGCGAGGAGTCCTTCGGAAGCGGATTGGAAGTTATCCGTTATCGCTTTGA